In the genome of bacterium, one region contains:
- a CDS encoding BamA/TamA family outer membrane protein has product MRSLIALLLLLSAATLRAAEPIVVTAIETTGNVRTHEWVLERELFFDVGDTISATGLTQAEKRLRNYLFLNSARVHSDTLGRVSVDVNEAWPIFPLLSVAFTEGTFSEVVKDPATFFDKTSVFAGAGHLNYRGTGSQFLAYGQFGASEGFAFVYKTRWLAPHLPLAVRAGLENLRLLDRQWAVKDTTTYLRSILYELDVSRRAGASFRPGFLTAYQRVDKELPSPGERATAQTVWLTPYVVLDHRDLEWYPSRGSYARLTVNAVTGDERFMRSQYDLRGYLPLQSGKRPPVLALRFHAATATSSTPGWAGYYTGFATVLRGYTGVKSLSKDYLKGDAELRFPLTRESTYDVRFLGRYGQHWPFGIYGMLFVQRVELQYEGTRDERAAAGGGLYFRVPYVQIIEATAAVNRDGKFEVALATGVNF; this is encoded by the coding sequence ATGCGTTCTCTTATCGCCCTACTGTTGCTCCTGTCCGCCGCAACTCTCCGCGCCGCCGAGCCGATCGTCGTCACCGCCATCGAAACCACCGGGAACGTTCGCACCCACGAATGGGTTCTTGAGCGCGAATTGTTCTTCGACGTGGGCGATACGATTTCCGCGACCGGTCTGACCCAGGCTGAAAAGCGACTTCGCAATTACCTCTTCCTGAACTCGGCTCGTGTGCACTCCGACACTCTGGGTCGGGTATCGGTGGACGTGAACGAAGCGTGGCCGATCTTTCCGCTTCTCAGCGTAGCCTTCACCGAGGGAACGTTTTCGGAAGTCGTTAAAGATCCCGCCACGTTTTTCGACAAGACAAGCGTGTTCGCGGGAGCCGGTCATCTGAACTACCGGGGGACGGGCAGTCAGTTTCTGGCCTACGGTCAGTTCGGAGCATCGGAGGGATTCGCGTTTGTTTACAAAACTCGCTGGTTGGCTCCGCATTTGCCGCTGGCCGTGCGCGCTGGACTCGAAAACTTGCGTCTCTTAGATCGTCAATGGGCCGTGAAAGACACCACAACCTATCTCCGCTCGATCCTCTATGAGCTCGACGTGTCCCGCCGGGCGGGAGCTTCGTTCCGTCCGGGTTTCCTGACCGCCTATCAAAGAGTGGATAAGGAACTGCCCTCCCCCGGCGAACGCGCCACAGCCCAGACGGTGTGGCTGACTCCCTACGTGGTGCTCGACCATCGGGACCTGGAATGGTATCCGTCGCGCGGTTCATATGCGCGGCTCACCGTGAACGCGGTAACGGGCGACGAGCGATTCATGCGTTCCCAATATGATCTGCGCGGCTATTTGCCGCTTCAAAGTGGAAAACGTCCGCCGGTTCTCGCGCTGCGCTTCCATGCCGCGACCGCCACCTCGAGTACGCCGGGCTGGGCGGGATACTACACCGGTTTCGCCACGGTGCTCCGCGGCTATACGGGCGTGAAGAGTCTCTCGAAAGACTATCTGAAAGGTGACGCCGAGCTGCGATTTCCGTTGACCCGCGAGTCCACCTACGACGTACGTTTCCTGGGCCGTTATGGTCAGCACTGGCCGTTCGGAATCTACGGAATGTTGTTTGTTCAAAGGGTCGAACTTCAATACGAAGGAACTCGCGACGAACGGGCGGCGGCGGGCGGCGGACTCTACTTCCGTGTGCCTTACGTTCAGATCATCGAAGCAACGGCGGCCGTGAATCGCGACGGCAAGTTTGAGGTAGCGCTCGCCACCGGTGTCAATTTCTGA
- a CDS encoding quinone-dependent dihydroorotate dehydrogenase: MYSTLRKILFLRDPESAHESALRSLTLLQSCPTGRAILRRTAGNVPDAPCELMGLRFRHRIGLAAGFDKDARCVLALQELGFAFVEVGTVTPRPQPGNPRPRLWRFPEAEALVNAMGFPGEGMERVGVRLRRLRESGKLRIPIGINLGKNADTPPEEITSDYLKVFRHLDELGDYFVVNVSSPNTAGLRDLQAVERLRPLLEALTEMNAWRLKKPLLVKIAPDLADDDAAAVGRLVRDLKLAGIVAGNTTIRRDLVSRAASLDRGGLSGAPQFPRTLQVLAILRGQLTDRQVLIAAGGISAAERVQQCLRLGANLVQVYTPFIYLGPRCVSKLLA, translated from the coding sequence ATGTACTCTACGTTGCGAAAGATTCTCTTCCTCCGAGATCCCGAGTCGGCGCATGAATCGGCATTGCGCTCGCTCACGCTGCTTCAGTCATGCCCGACCGGCCGCGCGATATTGCGACGCACGGCGGGAAACGTTCCCGACGCGCCGTGCGAGCTCATGGGCTTGCGCTTTCGTCATCGAATCGGTCTGGCCGCCGGCTTCGACAAGGACGCTCGCTGCGTGCTTGCGCTCCAGGAGTTGGGATTCGCCTTCGTCGAGGTGGGCACGGTCACTCCCCGACCGCAACCGGGCAATCCGCGGCCGCGGCTGTGGCGCTTCCCCGAAGCGGAAGCGCTGGTCAACGCGATGGGATTCCCGGGCGAAGGAATGGAACGGGTGGGCGTGAGACTTCGACGGCTCCGCGAGAGCGGAAAGCTGCGAATTCCCATCGGTATCAATCTGGGCAAGAACGCCGACACGCCGCCGGAAGAAATCACCAGCGACTACCTGAAGGTGTTCCGTCACCTCGACGAACTGGGCGATTACTTCGTGGTGAACGTGTCGTCTCCCAACACCGCCGGTCTCCGCGATCTTCAAGCCGTCGAGCGCTTGCGGCCGCTGCTCGAGGCGCTGACCGAGATGAACGCCTGGCGACTCAAGAAGCCGCTGCTCGTCAAGATCGCTCCCGATCTGGCCGACGATGACGCGGCCGCCGTCGGCAGACTCGTCCGCGATCTGAAACTCGCCGGTATCGTGGCCGGCAACACGACGATCCGGCGCGATCTCGTTTCGCGTGCTGCATCGTTGGATCGCGGCGGACTTTCCGGGGCACCGCAATTCCCGCGAACGCTGCAGGTACTCGCAATTCTGCGGGGGCAATTGACCGACCGTCAGGTTCTGATCGCGGCCGGGGGCATATCCGCTGCCGAACGCGTTCAACAATGTTTGCGGCTGGGCGCGAATCTTGTCCAGGTCTATACTCCCTTCATCTATCTCGGCCCGCGCTGCGTAAGCAAACTGCTCGCATAG
- the pepF gene encoding oligoendopeptidase F, giving the protein MQTLLGRRLFIVAAMMLLAAMLFGSGTVAIAQTGAVKERSEISDNYKWDLTAMYKSDADWEAAADRLDSSIPKLKNFEGKISASPGELLAFFRDYEKVLQDLENAFVYASMAYDQDTRNQKYAGYQERMQVLLAQFGEAVSWFTPELVSIPDAKFAEWYRQTPELKVYTHYIDDALRTRKYTLSPAEERILAMSANVSRSPYSAHTSLCNTDLQFPTIKDENGNDVELSEGRMSSLLMSSNKDVRRSAALGMLETYGKFKNTSAALMSGNMAGDVFYSRARGYNSSLHASLDGDNVDTTVYLNLIATVKRHARVLQRYCDLRRRALGLDTLHLYDMSAVIIPDLDTKVPYDEAVATITKSLTAMGKEYVDPMTAGFKGGWVDVYENKGKQAGAYSTGSYLSHPYMLLNYNDTMDDMFTTTHEIGHCMHTWLSHKHQPYIYADYPLFSAEVASTFNEGMLMDHLLKKEKDPQKKLALVNQYIDNIRGTVIVQTMFADFELKMHRAVEAGEPLTAERLGQMYIETVHDYYGDAVAYDEAYEYTWSRIPHFYRNYYVYKYATAMCASQALLQKVQKGEKGATAKFIGFLSSGSSDYPIALLQKAGVDLTSPAPVEATMQKFSELVGEFEVLLAKTGKI; this is encoded by the coding sequence ATGCAGACACTTCTTGGAAGAAGGTTGTTCATCGTAGCGGCCATGATGCTGTTAGCCGCGATGTTGTTCGGCTCGGGCACCGTGGCCATTGCCCAAACCGGAGCCGTCAAAGAGCGAAGCGAGATCTCCGACAACTACAAATGGGATCTCACCGCCATGTACAAGTCCGACGCGGATTGGGAAGCCGCGGCCGACCGACTCGATTCGTCCATTCCCAAGCTGAAGAACTTCGAGGGCAAGATCAGCGCGTCCCCCGGCGAGCTCCTCGCCTTCTTCCGCGACTATGAAAAAGTTCTTCAGGATTTGGAAAACGCTTTCGTTTATGCCAGCATGGCTTACGATCAGGACACCCGGAATCAGAAGTACGCCGGATATCAGGAGCGAATGCAGGTCTTGCTCGCGCAGTTCGGCGAAGCCGTGTCGTGGTTCACGCCCGAGCTCGTTTCCATTCCCGATGCGAAATTCGCGGAGTGGTATCGGCAGACACCCGAACTCAAAGTCTATACGCATTACATTGACGACGCGCTCCGCACGCGGAAGTACACGTTGAGTCCGGCCGAAGAGCGGATTCTGGCGATGTCGGCCAACGTCTCGCGGAGTCCGTATTCGGCTCACACGTCCCTCTGCAACACCGATTTGCAGTTCCCGACCATTAAGGACGAAAACGGCAACGACGTGGAACTCTCGGAAGGCCGCATGTCCTCGCTGCTGATGAGCTCAAACAAGGACGTTCGCCGGAGCGCCGCGCTGGGGATGCTCGAAACCTACGGGAAGTTCAAGAATACGTCGGCCGCCCTGATGAGCGGTAATATGGCGGGAGATGTATTTTATTCCCGAGCGCGCGGCTACAATTCTTCTCTCCATGCTTCCCTCGACGGCGACAACGTGGATACAACGGTCTATCTCAACCTGATTGCCACGGTCAAGCGGCACGCCCGCGTACTGCAAAGATACTGCGACCTGCGACGACGCGCCCTCGGATTGGATACGCTTCATCTTTACGACATGTCGGCCGTTATCATTCCCGACCTGGATACCAAAGTCCCGTATGACGAAGCGGTGGCCACCATCACCAAATCGTTGACCGCGATGGGCAAGGAGTATGTGGATCCGATGACCGCCGGTTTCAAGGGCGGCTGGGTGGACGTCTATGAGAACAAGGGCAAGCAGGCGGGGGCCTATTCCACGGGCAGCTATCTCAGCCACCCGTACATGCTCCTCAACTACAACGACACCATGGACGACATGTTCACGACGACGCACGAGATCGGCCATTGCATGCACACGTGGCTGAGTCACAAGCATCAACCCTACATCTATGCGGACTATCCGCTCTTCTCGGCCGAGGTGGCATCCACGTTCAACGAGGGAATGCTGATGGATCATCTTCTCAAAAAAGAGAAGGATCCCCAGAAGAAACTTGCGCTCGTCAATCAGTACATTGACAACATCCGCGGCACCGTGATCGTGCAGACGATGTTTGCCGATTTCGAGCTCAAGATGCACCGCGCCGTCGAGGCCGGCGAACCCCTCACCGCCGAGCGGCTCGGCCAGATGTACATCGAAACCGTGCACGACTACTACGGCGATGCGGTGGCGTATGACGAGGCTTACGAGTACACGTGGTCGCGCATTCCGCACTTTTACCGCAACTACTACGTCTACAAGTACGCGACGGCGATGTGCGCTTCACAAGCGCTGCTGCAGAAAGTGCAGAAAGGGGAGAAAGGAGCGACGGCCAAGTTCATCGGCTTCCTCTCCAGCGGCTCCTCCGATTACCCGATCGCGCTGCTGCAAAAGGCGGGTGTGGATTTGACTTCCCCCGCGCCCGTGGAAGCCACCATGCAGAAATTCTCGGAACTGGTGGGCGAATTCGAGGTGTTGCTCGCAAAAACCGGAAAAATCTGA
- a CDS encoding T9SS type A sorting domain-containing protein, which yields MWNVPIPSVPYGQRPDVALAPDGAVWASIRNSDLSGGGTDAVFLRFNEDGTQQDYYPFPRLPHERWEAYDFVIDSRHNFHCLMYCDTVQLAYCKLDSSLQQVAWRVLRREPSDIRATLATDSIGNCLVTWSQNAGAAIYWAYLDTFGAWLVPPSTLRSGVQLGDTPSLLPYPGGRWAMVWGVILVGEESRGDLFLYTYGFPPSRVFDDDRGKPAETALSYPNPFNSTTTFFFALPRTSPVRLSVFNTLGQRVRQVNLGWLDVGEHRYVFEASGLPSGVYLARIEAAGKAEMRKMVLLR from the coding sequence TTGTGGAATGTACCGATTCCATCCGTGCCCTATGGTCAACGGCCGGACGTAGCATTGGCTCCCGATGGAGCGGTGTGGGCATCCATACGCAACAGCGATCTGTCGGGTGGTGGGACGGACGCGGTTTTCCTTCGTTTCAACGAAGATGGAACCCAACAGGACTACTACCCCTTCCCGCGCCTGCCGCACGAACGATGGGAAGCATACGATTTCGTGATTGACAGCCGCCACAATTTTCACTGCCTGATGTATTGCGACACTGTGCAGCTTGCCTACTGCAAGCTGGACTCGTCGTTGCAGCAAGTTGCCTGGAGGGTACTTCGACGCGAACCGTCGGACATCCGCGCGACCTTGGCAACGGATTCCATCGGGAACTGCTTGGTAACATGGAGTCAGAATGCGGGCGCAGCGATCTACTGGGCGTATTTGGATACTTTCGGGGCTTGGTTGGTTCCCCCCTCGACGCTCCGATCAGGAGTCCAATTGGGTGATACGCCGTCTCTCCTCCCTTATCCTGGCGGGCGTTGGGCGATGGTGTGGGGCGTGATTCTGGTGGGCGAGGAATCCCGTGGAGATCTGTTTCTATATACCTATGGCTTCCCGCCAAGTCGCGTGTTCGACGATGATCGCGGCAAACCCGCTGAAACCGCCCTGTCGTATCCGAATCCGTTCAACTCGACGACGACCTTCTTCTTCGCCTTGCCGCGTACTTCTCCGGTGAGGCTGTCCGTATTCAACACGCTCGGGCAGCGCGTACGGCAAGTGAACCTCGGGTGGCTTGACGTGGGAGAACACCGCTACGTGTTCGAGGCGAGCGGGCTGCCATCGGGAGTTTATTTGGCGCGTATCGAAGCGGCAGGAAAGGCGGAGATGAGGAAGATGGTGCTGCTGAGGTGA
- the pepF gene encoding oligoendopeptidase F: MQPAFQRSVIFLLIGVFLIAASAVAQTGQVKERGEIDGKYQWDLTAMYPSEAAWEADVAAVEAMLPALREYEGKIGQSPEQLLAYFRASEETDKKLENVFVYAHMAYDQDTRVDKYTAMQERVSSLSTQFSEATSWFSPELVSVPDATFEKWYQDAPDLKLYRQYIDDELRTRQHTLSPAEERLLALAGNLARTPGSANVALREADLEFPTIKDAEGNDVEISEARMRSLYESSDPAVRRNAAMALLGTYGKVKNTASALMTGNVSKNMFYSRARGYNSSLHASLDADNIDTTVYLNLIETVRGNVGSLQKYVDLRRRAMKLDTIHSYDMYVPLIPETRMEVPYDKAVATLIEAMTPLGKDYVTAMDNGFHSGWVDVYENAGKRSGAYSWGTYLSHPYLFLNYTDMMDDMFMVAHEMGHAMHTWHSNKYQPYVYAGYTLFVAEVASTFNEALLMDHLLKKEKDPAKRLYLINQYIDNIRGTVITQVMFADFEHRMNRAAEAGEPLTAENLSTLYLETLRDYYGNSMAIEDEYGYTWIRIPHFYRNFYVYKYATSFCASQALSQKVLKKEKGAREKFVNFLSSGSSKYPIDLLKDAGVDLTKPAPVEATMKKFAELVNEMEKLLKQTGRI; encoded by the coding sequence ATGCAGCCTGCTTTTCAACGTAGTGTCATCTTCCTGCTGATCGGCGTGTTTCTGATTGCCGCGTCCGCCGTAGCGCAAACAGGACAGGTCAAAGAACGCGGCGAGATTGACGGCAAGTACCAATGGGATCTCACCGCCATGTATCCCTCGGAAGCCGCTTGGGAGGCCGACGTCGCGGCGGTCGAGGCCATGCTCCCCGCGCTGCGCGAATACGAAGGCAAGATCGGTCAATCCCCCGAGCAACTTCTGGCCTATTTCCGAGCATCGGAAGAGACCGATAAGAAGCTGGAAAACGTTTTCGTCTACGCGCATATGGCCTACGATCAGGATACCCGCGTGGACAAGTACACCGCCATGCAGGAGCGCGTCTCCTCGCTGTCCACGCAATTCTCCGAAGCCACGTCGTGGTTCTCGCCGGAATTGGTTTCCGTTCCCGATGCCACGTTCGAGAAGTGGTATCAGGACGCGCCCGACTTGAAACTCTACCGGCAGTACATTGACGATGAACTGCGCACGCGCCAGCATACTCTGAGTCCGGCCGAAGAACGCCTGCTGGCCCTGGCCGGCAATCTGGCCCGCACGCCCGGCAGCGCCAACGTCGCGCTCCGCGAAGCCGATCTCGAATTCCCGACCATCAAGGACGCCGAGGGAAACGACGTCGAAATCTCGGAAGCGCGCATGCGGTCGTTGTATGAGAGTTCCGATCCCGCCGTTCGCCGCAATGCCGCCATGGCTCTGCTCGGAACCTACGGCAAGGTCAAGAACACCGCCTCGGCGCTGATGACCGGAAACGTGTCGAAGAACATGTTCTATTCCCGCGCTCGCGGCTACAATTCCTCCCTGCATGCTTCGCTGGATGCCGACAACATTGACACGACCGTGTACCTGAATCTCATCGAAACGGTTCGTGGCAACGTCGGGTCTCTGCAGAAGTACGTGGACCTGCGCCGCCGGGCGATGAAACTCGACACCATTCACAGCTACGATATGTACGTTCCGCTGATTCCCGAGACGCGGATGGAGGTTCCCTACGATAAGGCGGTGGCCACGCTAATCGAAGCGATGACTCCGCTGGGCAAGGACTACGTGACGGCGATGGACAACGGCTTCCATAGCGGCTGGGTGGACGTCTACGAGAACGCCGGCAAACGTTCGGGAGCCTATTCGTGGGGAACCTACCTGAGTCATCCCTATCTCTTCCTGAACTACACCGACATGATGGACGACATGTTCATGGTGGCCCACGAGATGGGACATGCCATGCACACCTGGCACAGCAACAAGTACCAACCCTACGTCTATGCGGGCTACACGTTGTTCGTGGCCGAGGTGGCGTCCACCTTCAATGAAGCGCTGCTCATGGATCATCTCCTCAAAAAAGAGAAGGATCCCGCCAAGCGGCTCTATCTGATCAACCAGTACATAGACAACATTCGCGGCACGGTCATCACGCAGGTGATGTTCGCCGATTTCGAGCATCGCATGAACCGCGCCGCCGAAGCCGGCGAGCCGCTTACCGCCGAGAACCTCTCCACGCTCTATCTGGAAACGTTACGCGACTATTATGGCAACAGCATGGCCATCGAGGACGAATACGGCTACACGTGGATTCGCATTCCGCATTTCTACCGCAATTTCTACGTGTACAAGTATGCCACTTCGTTCTGTGCGTCGCAGGCGCTCTCGCAGAAAGTGCTCAAGAAGGAGAAAGGCGCGCGCGAAAAATTCGTCAACTTCCTTTCCTCGGGTTCCTCGAAATATCCGATTGATCTGCTGAAAGACGCGGGAGTGGATCTCACGAAACCCGCTCCGGTCGAGGCCACCATGAAGAAGTTCGCCGAGCTGGTGAACGAAATGGAGAAACTCCTCAAACAAACCGGTCGAATCTGA